One genomic region from Clostridium saccharobutylicum DSM 13864 encodes:
- a CDS encoding ABC transporter ATP-binding protein, translated as MRLMLKYLKKYKLLITLNVISVFGFALVELGIPTIMAKVIDNGIAYNDISYIRKMGLIMIVISIIGVMGTILLGYCSAKISTSMTRDIRNDIFIKTQKFSHSEYDKFGVSSMITRTTNDAFQLLQFVNTLLRTAVLAPIMFIISLVMIFKTSLSLTLVLAITIPFIIGGVILIAKLSEPMSEIQQKGLDKLNLISRENLTGIRVIRAFGNDNHERKRFKETNNSYTNISKKLYKLMAVSQPLFFFLLNIAIIAIFWISSEMINVGTLKVGQLAAFIDYLFHAMFSIMLFSMVFIMYPKAQVSANRIQELLDEEPIIKNPKQGVKDTKIKGRIEFDNVTFTYPDGEEPVLKNISFEAKKGETVAFIGSTGSGKSTLINLIPRFYDVTRGSIKIDEVEARDYDLKSLRKKIGFIPQKTLLFTGTIGSNIRFGKKNANNTEVEHSAKISEAYNFISHKPKKFDEIISEGGTNVSGGQKQRLSIARAVVRKPEIYIFDDSFSALDFKTDASLRSKLKNETKESVVLIVAQRISSIMEADKIIVLNEGEIVGQGTHRELLKSCNIYYEIAASQLTEEELA; from the coding sequence ATGAGATTAATGTTAAAATATCTAAAAAAATACAAATTGCTTATTACTTTAAATGTAATATCAGTTTTTGGATTTGCCTTAGTTGAACTTGGAATTCCAACAATAATGGCTAAGGTTATTGATAATGGTATAGCTTATAATGACATATCATACATAAGAAAAATGGGACTTATAATGATAGTGATTTCAATAATTGGTGTCATGGGAACTATATTGCTAGGATATTGCTCAGCAAAGATTTCTACAAGCATGACTAGGGATATAAGAAATGATATTTTTATAAAGACTCAGAAATTTTCACATAGTGAATATGATAAGTTTGGAGTGTCATCAATGATTACAAGGACAACTAATGATGCTTTCCAATTGCTTCAGTTCGTGAATACATTGCTTAGAACTGCAGTGCTTGCACCAATTATGTTTATTATCAGTTTAGTTATGATTTTTAAAACAAGCTTATCATTAACTTTAGTACTAGCTATAACAATACCATTTATAATAGGAGGTGTTATATTAATAGCTAAATTATCTGAACCAATGTCAGAAATTCAGCAAAAAGGTTTGGATAAATTAAATCTTATTTCGAGAGAGAATTTAACTGGAATACGAGTAATTAGGGCATTTGGAAATGATAATCATGAAAGAAAGAGATTTAAAGAAACAAATAATAGTTATACTAATATATCTAAAAAATTGTATAAGCTAATGGCAGTTTCTCAGCCATTATTCTTTTTCTTATTAAACATAGCAATAATAGCAATATTTTGGATTTCAAGTGAAATGATAAATGTAGGAACTCTTAAGGTTGGCCAGTTAGCTGCATTTATAGATTATTTGTTTCATGCAATGTTTTCTATTATGTTATTTTCTATGGTATTTATAATGTATCCTAAAGCACAGGTTTCAGCTAATAGAATTCAAGAATTGTTAGATGAAGAGCCAATTATAAAGAATCCTAAACAAGGTGTTAAGGATACAAAAATCAAGGGAAGAATAGAATTTGACAATGTTACTTTTACATATCCAGATGGGGAAGAACCTGTACTTAAGAATATTTCATTTGAAGCTAAAAAAGGAGAAACAGTTGCTTTTATAGGAAGTACTGGTAGTGGAAAGTCAACTTTAATTAATTTAATCCCAAGGTTTTATGATGTTACAAGAGGCAGCATTAAAATAGATGAAGTAGAAGCACGGGATTATGATTTGAAATCATTACGTAAAAAAATCGGGTTCATACCTCAAAAGACGTTATTATTTACAGGGACTATTGGCAGTAATATTAGATTTGGTAAAAAGAATGCTAATAATACTGAAGTTGAACATTCAGCTAAAATATCAGAAGCATATAATTTTATTTCACATAAGCCTAAGAAATTTGATGAAATAATAAGTGAAGGTGGAACTAATGTATCTGGTGGACAAAAGCAGAGGCTATCAATTGCACGAGCAGTGGTCAGAAAACCTGAGATTTATATTTTTGATGATAGTTTTTCAGCTTTAGATTTTAAGACAGATGCAAGCTTAAGAAGTAAATTGAAAAATGAAACTAAAGAATCTGTAGTTTTGATAGTAGCACAAAGAATAAGCTCTATTATGGAGGCAGATAAGATTATAGTATTAAATGAAGGCGAGATAGTAGGACAAGGAACTCATAGAGAATTATTAAAATCATGTAATATATACTATGAAATCGCAGCATCTCAACTTACAGAGGAGGAATTAGCATAA
- a CDS encoding TetR/AcrR family transcriptional regulator, which produces MKKVDRRVRKTKDALTSCLIKLMSEKEFSNITVSELTKLADVNRSTFYNYYKDIFDMIEQMENEVFHDFIKAFHKLNLEIGKYTYGSILSFYTFMFEYIQNNSDISKILISRNCAHSFMEKFKRTIMAADNPFNESIPEIQIYFFRTFIISGTVGVIHQWLNDGLKIPYKDMAIIMTEMTMKVINDYKT; this is translated from the coding sequence ATGAAAAAAGTTGACAGACGTGTCCGTAAAACAAAAGATGCTTTAACTAGCTGTTTAATAAAACTTATGTCTGAAAAAGAATTTAGCAATATTACAGTAAGCGAACTTACTAAACTGGCTGATGTGAATAGATCAACCTTTTACAATTATTATAAAGACATATTTGATATGATAGAACAGATGGAAAATGAAGTTTTTCATGATTTTATTAAAGCTTTCCACAAACTTAACTTAGAAATAGGCAAATATACATATGGAAGTATACTTTCTTTTTATACATTTATGTTTGAGTATATACAAAATAATTCAGATATATCTAAAATATTGATTAGCAGGAATTGTGCTCATTCATTTATGGAGAAATTTAAAAGAACTATTATGGCAGCAGATAATCCTTTTAATGAATCGATTCCAGAAATTCAAATTTACTTTTTTAGAACTTTTATTATATCAGGTACTGTTGGTGTTATACATCAATGGTTAAATGACGGTTTGAAAATACCATATAAAGATATGGCAATTATTATGACTGAAATGACTATGAAAGTGATAAACGATTATAAAACGTAG
- a CDS encoding MerR family transcriptional regulator: MNEDFKKYFNTGEFAKLCNVKKQTLFHYDDIGLFSPEIKDENGYRYYSVQQFEVFNVILILKEIGMPLKEIKHYLDNKTPEALIELFENKITQVNKEIENLKRIRKFMKNKIEITKKACIIDYSKITLEVLKEEKLVLSKSIENLSYKDFLKVVSEHMDYCNEHKLTSGYSISLMINRNNIFKGVSDNYSYIYTKLETNSKIKSTFTRPKGLYAVAYHQGSYTTIDETYKKLIEYLNASNLKIGKYAYEEYILDETTMRGFENYITQILVEIEEDFSCDTPTSISCKTCH, encoded by the coding sequence ATGAATGAAGATTTTAAAAAGTATTTTAATACTGGAGAATTTGCTAAGTTATGTAATGTAAAAAAACAAACTCTTTTTCATTATGATGATATTGGACTTTTTTCACCTGAAATAAAAGATGAAAATGGATATAGATATTATTCTGTGCAGCAATTTGAAGTATTTAACGTAATTCTTATTCTTAAGGAAATTGGAATGCCTTTAAAAGAAATTAAACATTATTTAGATAATAAAACGCCAGAAGCATTAATCGAATTATTTGAGAATAAAATAACCCAAGTAAATAAAGAAATTGAAAATCTTAAAAGAATACGTAAATTCATGAAAAACAAAATTGAGATAACTAAAAAAGCTTGTATCATTGACTATTCTAAAATCACCTTAGAAGTTTTAAAAGAAGAGAAACTAGTATTAAGTAAGTCAATAGAAAATCTTAGTTATAAAGATTTTTTGAAAGTTGTATCAGAACATATGGATTATTGTAATGAACATAAATTAACTTCAGGTTATTCTATAAGTTTAATGATAAACAGGAACAATATTTTTAAAGGTGTTTCTGACAATTATTCTTACATCTATACAAAACTAGAAACTAATAGTAAAATTAAATCTACTTTCACTAGACCAAAAGGCTTGTATGCTGTAGCATATCATCAAGGTAGCTATACTACAATTGATGAAACCTATAAGAAACTTATAGAATATTTAAATGCAAGTAACTTGAAAATTGGCAAATATGCTTATGAAGAATATATTTTAGATGAAACAACAATGAGAGGTTTTGAGAACTATATCACTCAAATTTTAGTGGAAATTGAAGAGGACTTTAGCTGTGACACTCCTACCTCCATTTCTTGTAAAACATGCCATTAA
- a CDS encoding N-acetylmuramoyl-L-alanine amidase family protein: MKKFICMVFGMLLGCIFILPAFYCNAQTTAISEDINSKVYDLQQNAFKYYQVKHKGALGIPISYSCAESEAGDIRKYTVEPKYSEYINGNKVEITISQVNVTGSADNFNSILKDNKYIKDIKLDKLDDNTAKVDIETSGKIDIKINPVKRRYLSLGDNRYEFTTFIDVTFKEKVKDNSKIIIVDPGHGGSELGTTANFTYEKQLNLDISKRVKENLEKAGYRVYITRDDDSNVGLLDRTDPANLLNADLFFSVHNNSLPLDVNMQCVHMFRGTTVLYNSTAPKPGREFATILMREVSRTIKTNTYPLQDRPNLVVLSSAWCPAVLMETTVETDDGDTKMMMHRINSQKVADASLRAVNKYFRHMKENNIPKMLCKIGTHTGILFFKMCFK; the protein is encoded by the coding sequence ATGAAAAAATTTATATGTATGGTCTTTGGAATGTTACTAGGCTGTATTTTTATATTACCTGCTTTTTATTGTAATGCACAAACTACTGCTATAAGTGAAGATATTAATAGTAAAGTGTATGATTTACAGCAGAATGCTTTTAAATATTATCAAGTTAAGCATAAAGGAGCTTTAGGAATTCCAATTTCATATTCATGTGCAGAGTCTGAGGCAGGGGATATTAGAAAATATACAGTAGAGCCTAAGTATTCTGAATATATTAATGGTAATAAGGTTGAAATAACTATTTCACAAGTCAATGTTACTGGTTCAGCTGATAATTTTAATTCAATTTTGAAAGACAATAAGTATATAAAAGACATAAAGCTAGATAAACTTGATGATAACACAGCTAAAGTTGATATTGAGACTTCTGGAAAAATAGATATTAAAATTAATCCAGTAAAGAGAAGATATTTGTCCTTAGGAGATAATAGATATGAATTTACAACTTTTATAGATGTTACGTTTAAAGAAAAAGTTAAAGATAATTCTAAAATAATAATTGTTGATCCTGGTCATGGAGGTTCAGAGCTTGGAACAACAGCTAATTTTACTTATGAAAAGCAGTTAAATTTGGATATATCTAAAAGAGTAAAAGAAAATCTTGAAAAAGCTGGATATCGTGTATATATAACAAGAGATGATGATAGTAATGTAGGATTATTGGATAGAACAGATCCGGCAAATCTTTTAAATGCAGATTTATTTTTTAGTGTGCATAATAATTCACTTCCACTAGATGTTAATATGCAATGTGTTCATATGTTTAGAGGGACTACGGTACTATATAATTCAACTGCACCAAAACCAGGAAGAGAATTTGCTACTATACTTATGAGGGAAGTTTCTAGAACTATAAAAACTAATACATATCCACTTCAGGATAGACCAAATCTTGTAGTTTTATCTTCAGCATGGTGTCCGGCAGTGCTTATGGAAACTACTGTTGAAACTGATGATGGTGATACAAAGATGATGATGCATAGAATTAACAGTCAAAAAGTTGCAGATGCATCACTTAGAGCTGTAAATAAATATTTTAGGCACATGAAAGAAAATAACATACCAAAGATGTTATGCAAAATAGGCACGCATACTGGTATATTATTTTTTAAAATGTGCTTTAAATAA
- a CDS encoding DUF5050 domain-containing protein, which produces MRSTKFINSFFSLTTIAALILISYNTSAKADTSGTDFAHTDLGTISGLSVENQNPYVEYAGVDHYPVISGDTVKINMTSKYDGDYSDYGNYDSVQYRVFIAKDNDKGYTELTNGYSKAMPVYNEFIIEDSQPLTEGNYKVMIFVKKFSSSGIEKNSYGAYDKIYNFNFIAYNSSNAPKNDDSKVSNSSGNIVNDGMAVEDDDYIYYINRVGDVYGAAPDYLYKIKKNDPPRKDFCDLSYNTQVIPNRVCNLNLVDDWIYYSNWKDPFHHSINKVKKDGTENTCIANEATGNMFVKGNWIYYVKRTNSHSIDLNNIYKISLDGTCRIKLNSTGTEDMTVSNEWIYYTNISDGYKIYRMKLDGSENTKICDDETLFMTVCEDTVFYSNKSDDDKLYKINGDGTGKAKLSNNKATFINPNHDYVYYVNYSDNENLYKIPVNGGKSKKITNEYGANITILKDKIYFNGMFYKKWR; this is translated from the coding sequence ATGAGGTCAACAAAGTTTATTAATAGTTTTTTTTCACTTACTACTATTGCAGCATTAATTCTTATATCATATAACACGAGTGCAAAAGCTGATACATCTGGAACAGATTTTGCACATACAGATTTAGGTACTATTTCAGGATTATCAGTTGAAAATCAGAATCCATATGTTGAATATGCAGGAGTTGATCACTATCCAGTTATAAGTGGTGACACTGTTAAAATTAATATGACCTCCAAGTATGACGGGGATTATTCGGACTATGGTAACTACGATTCAGTGCAGTATAGAGTGTTTATAGCTAAGGATAATGATAAAGGATATACAGAATTAACTAATGGATATTCAAAAGCCATGCCTGTATACAATGAGTTTATTATAGAAGATAGTCAGCCACTAACTGAGGGTAATTACAAAGTTATGATTTTTGTAAAGAAATTTTCATCTAGTGGAATAGAGAAAAATTCATATGGTGCTTATGACAAAATATATAATTTTAATTTTATAGCCTATAACAGTTCAAATGCTCCTAAAAATGATGATTCAAAGGTTTCAAATTCATCAGGTAATATTGTAAACGATGGGATGGCAGTAGAAGATGATGATTATATATATTATATAAACAGAGTTGGAGATGTTTATGGAGCAGCTCCTGATTATTTATATAAAATAAAGAAAAATGATCCGCCTAGGAAGGATTTTTGTGACTTAAGTTATAATACACAAGTAATTCCAAATAGAGTATGCAATCTTAATCTTGTAGATGACTGGATTTATTATAGCAATTGGAAGGATCCTTTTCATCATAGTATAAATAAAGTTAAAAAAGATGGAACAGAAAACACATGTATAGCAAATGAGGCAACAGGTAATATGTTTGTAAAAGGAAATTGGATATATTATGTTAAAAGAACTAATTCACATTCAATTGATTTAAATAATATATACAAGATATCCTTAGATGGTACTTGCAGGATAAAGCTTAATTCTACAGGTACAGAAGATATGACTGTAAGTAATGAATGGATTTATTATACCAATATATCTGATGGATATAAAATCTACAGAATGAAATTGGATGGCAGTGAGAATACAAAAATTTGTGATGATGAAACTTTATTTATGACTGTATGCGAAGATACTGTATTCTATAGTAATAAGTCAGATGATGACAAACTATATAAAATAAATGGAGATGGGACTGGAAAAGCAAAATTATCTAATAACAAAGCTACATTTATAAATCCAAATCATGATTATGTTTATTATGTAAATTATTCAGACAATGAAAATCTTTATAAAATTCCAGTTAACGGAGGCAAATCTAAAAAAATAACTAATGAGTATGGAGCTAATATAACAATTTTAAAAGATAAAATATATTTTAATGGCATGTTTTACAAGAAATGGAGGTAG
- a CDS encoding acyl-CoA thioesterase, whose protein sequence is MELKAYLHKVQYYETDQMGIVHHSNYIRWFEEARVDYMEQIGADYSIMEQEGYISPVVSINCNYKTVTKFGEYVYIITKLEHFSNAKFSIVYTIVDAATEQVKAIGESKHCFINKDGKIISLKKENKKYFELFSDSIGKETKILLDE, encoded by the coding sequence ATGGAATTAAAAGCTTATTTGCATAAGGTACAATATTATGAAACAGATCAAATGGGGATTGTGCATCATTCAAATTATATAAGATGGTTTGAGGAAGCAAGAGTTGATTACATGGAACAAATTGGTGCAGATTATTCAATAATGGAGCAGGAAGGATACATTAGTCCTGTTGTCTCTATAAATTGTAATTATAAAACAGTAACAAAGTTTGGAGAGTATGTTTATATAATTACGAAGCTTGAGCATTTTTCAAATGCAAAATTCAGTATAGTTTACACAATAGTAGATGCAGCTACAGAACAAGTTAAGGCTATTGGAGAAAGTAAACACTGCTTTATTAATAAAGATGGGAAGATTATATCCTTAAAAAAGGAAAATAAAAAGTATTTTGAACTGTTTTCTGATTCAATTGGAAAAGAAACAAAAATACTTTTAGATGAGTAA
- a CDS encoding methyl-accepting chemotaxis protein, translating to MGLLKNLKVKTKLLGAFLIVALLIGIVGTIGVISLRNIGENAKVIYNQNLRVVYILTDMKENLSEIKSDILQMVYVRDSSRKSEFKKNIEENKAENNDYIREFESFPLSGDEKNVFETFNNNLNQYKTLRENIIKLVDDENFDEAEKQYVQASKVRIAMFDNLNKLIEINLNDAKLADNNINSIYIKAKSIMLLLSIAGLILAIIIGLILSNDINKPLQIIKLFGEKLANYDLSYEFKVTRGDEFGQTGEYLFKAQNNIKKLVKTIIENSQNMSASSEELSATVEELSSKALSIDEAVKNITSNMQESSAGTEEISASIQEVDSSMNILSQKAMDGSNSSNVSKEKATEVKNISQKAIEESKNIFTEKQEKMIKVIEDGKIVDTIKVMADTIASIAGQTNLLALNAAIEAARAGEQGKGFAVVAEEVRTLAEQSADAVQSIQETISKVQGAFKNSIDTGNDILEFINKNVQEQFSSYQKTGNQYYNDADFISKVTEDIAAMSEEVTATVDQVSDAVQDMAQTAQQSSEEAEMIKESINETTQAIEQVALTAQSQAELAQTLNEIIQKFKI from the coding sequence ATGGGATTACTAAAAAATTTAAAGGTGAAAACTAAGTTGCTGGGAGCATTTTTAATTGTTGCATTATTAATTGGAATTGTTGGTACCATAGGAGTAATATCACTCAGAAATATAGGAGAAAATGCGAAGGTAATATATAATCAAAATCTTCGAGTTGTTTATATATTAACAGATATGAAAGAAAATTTATCTGAAATAAAATCTGATATATTACAGATGGTATATGTAAGAGATTCTTCTAGAAAGTCTGAATTCAAAAAAAATATTGAAGAAAATAAAGCTGAAAATAATGATTACATAAGGGAATTTGAAAGTTTTCCTCTTAGCGGTGATGAAAAGAATGTATTTGAAACATTTAATAATAATTTAAATCAATATAAAACTTTAAGAGAAAATATTATTAAATTAGTTGATGATGAGAATTTTGATGAAGCTGAAAAGCAATATGTACAAGCATCTAAAGTTAGAATTGCAATGTTTGATAATTTAAATAAACTGATAGAAATAAATTTAAACGATGCAAAACTTGCAGATAATAATATTAATTCAATATATATAAAAGCAAAATCAATTATGTTATTACTAAGCATTGCTGGACTTATACTCGCAATTATAATAGGTTTAATATTATCCAACGATATAAATAAGCCACTTCAAATAATTAAATTATTTGGAGAAAAACTTGCAAACTATGATTTATCATACGAATTTAAAGTTACAAGAGGCGATGAATTTGGGCAAACAGGAGAATATTTATTCAAAGCACAGAATAATATAAAGAAACTTGTTAAAACGATTATTGAAAATTCTCAAAATATGAGTGCTTCTTCAGAAGAACTTTCCGCAACAGTGGAAGAATTATCATCAAAAGCACTAAGTATAGATGAAGCTGTAAAGAATATTACAAGCAATATGCAAGAATCCAGTGCTGGAACAGAAGAAATAAGCGCATCAATTCAAGAAGTTGATTCAAGTATGAATATACTTTCACAAAAAGCTATGGATGGAAGTAATAGTTCAAATGTATCTAAAGAAAAAGCTACTGAAGTTAAAAATATTAGCCAAAAAGCTATAGAAGAATCAAAAAATATATTTACTGAAAAACAAGAAAAAATGATAAAAGTTATTGAAGATGGTAAAATAGTAGATACTATTAAAGTTATGGCAGATACAATAGCCAGTATAGCAGGACAGACTAATTTACTTGCACTTAATGCCGCTATAGAAGCAGCAAGAGCCGGAGAACAAGGAAAAGGATTTGCTGTTGTAGCTGAAGAGGTTAGAACACTTGCTGAACAATCCGCAGATGCAGTGCAAAGTATTCAAGAAACTATAAGTAAAGTACAAGGAGCATTTAAAAATAGCATTGATACTGGAAATGACATACTAGAGTTTATTAATAAAAATGTACAAGAACAATTTTCAAGTTACCAAAAAACAGGTAACCAATATTATAACGATGCTGATTTCATAAGTAAAGTCACAGAAGACATTGCTGCTATGTCAGAGGAAGTTACAGCTACAGTAGATCAAGTAAGTGATGCTGTACAAGATATGGCACAAACAGCTCAACAATCTAGTGAGGAAGCAGAAATGATAAAGGAAAGTATAAATGAAACAACTCAAGCAATAGAACAAGTTGCATTAACTGCTCAAAGTCAAGCTGAACTTGCTCAGACACTTAATGAAATAATTCAAAAATTTAAGATTTAA
- a CDS encoding ABC transporter ATP-binding protein, whose translation MKKFTENIRKIAPFVKPYKAPFIGGVLLVIVAAVFTSISPVIEGLILTQLKTDSINIMNKIPGAAVNFNYIIRVLIVLAIIYILSAGSTYTASFLLTNAIQNTMRDLRNAVQNKIRKLPVSYFDQNSYGDILSRITNDIDSISNALQQSFSQVVNGVLLLILAIAMMFTININMTLIAIFIIPLSYLVSKFIVSKSQGLFYGQQKALGKLNGKVQEMYTGFNEIKLYGKQDDAIKDFKNINEELCVTGFKAQFISSIMSPLVSLITYLGIAVTAIIGAIYVISGVITIGNLQAFIRYIWQINQPLSQVTQLSSTIQAAFAAIERVFEILNEEEQVQDNDNSIKLENPKGKVTFENVKFGYSKEKALIEDFSVEVKSGQMVAIVGPTGAGKTTLINLLMRFYEIQGGSIKIDGIDTRDMKREDLRSLFGMVLQDTWLHNGTIYDNIEYGRFGASKEEIIEAAKIANVHHFIKTLPDGYNMFLNEEASNISQGEKQLLTIARAIIKDPAILILDEATSSVDTRLELMLQNAMKNVMKGRTSFVIAHRLSTIRSADLILVINEGNIIEQGNHEELMKEKGFYEQLYNSQFASVRN comes from the coding sequence ATGAAGAAGTTTACAGAAAATATAAGGAAAATTGCTCCTTTTGTAAAACCATATAAAGCACCATTTATTGGTGGAGTTTTATTGGTAATAGTTGCAGCCGTATTTACGTCAATTTCACCAGTAATCGAAGGATTGATATTAACACAGCTTAAAACTGATTCAATTAATATAATGAACAAAATTCCAGGGGCTGCAGTTAATTTTAACTATATTATAAGAGTTCTTATAGTTTTGGCTATTATTTATATACTTAGTGCAGGATCAACATATACTGCAAGTTTTTTATTAACTAATGCTATTCAAAATACTATGAGAGATTTAAGAAATGCAGTTCAAAATAAAATTAGAAAACTACCAGTGAGTTATTTTGACCAAAATAGTTACGGAGATATATTAAGTAGGATTACAAATGATATTGACAGTATATCTAATGCACTTCAACAAAGTTTTAGTCAGGTAGTTAATGGAGTTTTATTGTTAATACTAGCAATTGCCATGATGTTTACTATTAATATAAATATGACTTTAATTGCCATATTCATAATACCATTAAGTTATTTGGTATCTAAATTTATAGTTTCAAAATCACAAGGATTATTTTATGGCCAGCAAAAAGCACTTGGAAAATTGAATGGTAAAGTCCAAGAAATGTATACTGGATTTAATGAAATAAAATTATATGGAAAACAAGATGATGCAATAAAAGATTTTAAAAATATAAACGAAGAACTCTGCGTAACTGGATTTAAAGCCCAATTTATATCAAGTATAATGTCACCACTTGTATCTCTAATAACATATTTAGGAATTGCAGTTACTGCGATTATAGGTGCAATTTATGTAATAAGTGGAGTAATTACAATAGGTAATCTTCAAGCATTTATACGTTATATATGGCAAATAAATCAGCCGCTTTCTCAAGTAACTCAACTATCATCTACAATACAAGCAGCTTTTGCAGCAATTGAACGTGTATTTGAAATATTAAATGAAGAGGAACAAGTTCAAGATAACGATAATTCGATTAAACTAGAAAATCCAAAGGGAAAAGTTACTTTTGAAAATGTTAAATTTGGATATTCTAAGGAAAAAGCTTTAATAGAGGATTTTAGTGTAGAAGTGAAAAGTGGACAAATGGTAGCTATAGTTGGTCCCACAGGAGCAGGTAAGACTACATTGATAAATCTTTTAATGAGATTTTATGAAATCCAAGGTGGGTCAATAAAAATAGATGGAATAGATACAAGAGATATGAAAAGAGAGGATTTACGTTCATTATTTGGAATGGTACTTCAAGATACATGGCTACATAATGGAACTATTTACGACAACATAGAATACGGAAGATTTGGAGCGTCTAAAGAAGAAATTATAGAGGCAGCTAAAATAGCTAATGTACATCATTTTATAAAAACTCTTCCAGATGGATACAATATGTTTTTAAATGAAGAAGCGTCTAATATTTCACAAGGAGAAAAGCAATTATTAACAATAGCTAGAGCTATAATAAAAGATCCTGCAATTCTTATATTAGATGAAGCAACAAGTTCAGTAGATACAAGATTAGAATTGATGCTTCAAAATGCTATGAAGAATGTAATGAAGGGTAGAACTAGTTTTGTAATTGCACACAGACTTTCAACAATTCGTAGTGCAGATTTAATATTAGTAATAAATGAAGGAAATATTATAGAACAAGGAAACCATGAAGAATTAATGAAAGAAAAAGGATTCTATGAGCAACTTTATAATAGTCAATTTGCTTCGGTAAGGAATTAA
- a CDS encoding YjgB family protein — MNKKLTLIIAITLSLTFMAGCSNSSKSSDDPTNSSQVNSETSSSTIQSQSEENKTVSDNKTVNDNETKNNEDPLLNDIKTLAQEGKIINSEFADKSSNISDAEGKLGKADKSEWVTDAKGNYSTYSKYNVVFGSNKGGRIFEVRSFDSRLNKISLSMVKKYFGTPAHDVTANGEEIIGYVAGQEFKILFVFKVPKDSNDDPKLDHYSVLYPKGTVNSMASDPGREW, encoded by the coding sequence ATGAATAAAAAGCTAACATTAATTATCGCAATAACTTTATCTTTAACATTTATGGCGGGATGCTCAAATTCGAGTAAGTCCTCAGATGATCCAACAAATAGTTCACAGGTTAATAGTGAAACATCAAGTTCAACTATTCAATCGCAATCTGAAGAAAATAAAACTGTAAGTGATAATAAAACTGTAAATGATAATGAAACTAAAAATAATGAAGATCCTCTATTAAATGACATTAAAACTTTAGCTCAAGAAGGAAAAATCATTAATTCAGAATTTGCAGACAAGTCCTCAAATATATCAGATGCGGAAGGAAAATTAGGAAAAGCAGATAAATCAGAATGGGTAACTGATGCTAAAGGAAATTATTCTACTTATTCAAAATACAATGTGGTTTTTGGATCTAATAAGGGAGGGAGAATTTTTGAAGTTAGATCTTTTGACAGCCGTTTAAATAAGATCTCCCTTTCAATGGTTAAAAAATATTTCGGAACTCCTGCTCATGATGTTACAGCTAATGGTGAAGAAATAATAGGATATGTAGCAGGACAGGAATTTAAAATTTTATTTGTATTTAAAGTGCCAAAAGATAGTAATGATGATCCTAAATTAGATCACTATTCTGTATTATATCCAAAAGGAACAGTTAATTCAATGGCAAGTGATCCAGGCAGAGAGTGGTAA
- a CDS encoding GNAT family N-acetyltransferase, with the protein MNEIKKDKDKFYIGENSANPIAEITFISTDDNKLIVNHTYVSDSLRGQGIAMKLVEKVIEYARAENKKIVPACSYVDKVMTNKDEYKDILE; encoded by the coding sequence ATGAATGAAATAAAAAAAGATAAAGATAAATTTTATATTGGAGAAAATAGTGCAAATCCAATTGCAGAAATAACATTTATTTCAACTGATGATAATAAGCTTATTGTTAATCATACTTATGTTTCTGATTCACTAAGAGGTCAAGGAATAGCTATGAAATTAGTAGAAAAAGTAATAGAATATGCAAGAGCGGAAAATAAAAAAATTGTTCCAGCATGTTCATATGTGGATAAAGTCATGACTAATAAAGATGAGTATAAAGATATTTTAGAATAA